Proteins encoded within one genomic window of Armatimonadota bacterium:
- a CDS encoding FAD/NAD(P)-binding oxidoreductase, giving the protein MGGGISGAVCARSLRKLAPEIEVVVIERNPGYVSGPSRVDHVVGLENVANMTVGFGGLMRDGGKIIRAVVTAIRPAENRLITSMGSVDYNILVVATGMVPAEDEIVGLLENSGLNQHAWTWPGTIQLKRTVEGFGGGAFVLNVPPPPYSARLALMRSPRSLTSSGRRWASEPRSSSSMPTIDRSRRLWPTSGGTC; this is encoded by the coding sequence GTGGGCGGAGGTATCAGCGGGGCGGTGTGCGCCCGCAGCTTGCGCAAGCTGGCGCCGGAGATCGAGGTCGTGGTCATTGAGCGGAATCCCGGCTACGTTTCTGGTCCCTCGCGCGTCGATCATGTCGTGGGGCTCGAAAACGTTGCCAACATGACGGTCGGGTTCGGCGGACTTATGCGCGATGGCGGGAAGATCATCCGGGCTGTGGTGACGGCCATCCGACCCGCCGAGAACCGTCTGATCACGTCCATGGGATCTGTGGACTACAACATCCTGGTGGTGGCTACGGGGATGGTCCCGGCCGAAGACGAAATCGTGGGGTTGCTGGAGAATTCCGGCCTGAATCAGCATGCCTGGACGTGGCCCGGGACGATCCAGTTGAAGCGCACGGTGGAAGGATTTGGTGGTGGAGCGTTTGTCCTCAACGTTCCGCCACCTCCCTACAGTGCCCGCCTGGCCCTTATGAGGTCGCCGCGCTCATTGACGAGTTCTGGAAGAAGATGGGCGTCAGAGCCGAGATCGTCATCCTCGATGCCAACGATCGACCGCAGCCGCCGTCTATGGCCGACCTCTGGAGGAACCTGCTGA
- the cbiQ gene encoding cobalt ECF transporter T component CbiQ, with protein MHHALGDPYHPGSSPIHRLSPAVKLVLAVAFVLTVVALPRAAWPAYAFAGLALLVAALVSRVPLSRLGRRLLAVEPFALGVALLALLQPDGLRVFLAILTKSTLSLGAVVMLGATTPFSGVLRALSRFRVPPLLATALALLYRYLFVLVEEMGRMQRARLSRTFSPNRWFTWRSSATVIGHLFLRTSTRAERIYAAMCARGWKT; from the coding sequence GTGCACCACGCTCTGGGTGATCCCTACCATCCTGGCTCGAGCCCCATTCACCGGCTGTCGCCCGCGGTAAAGCTGGTGCTTGCCGTTGCGTTTGTCCTGACCGTGGTGGCGCTGCCGCGCGCCGCCTGGCCCGCCTACGCCTTCGCGGGCCTGGCGCTGCTGGTGGCGGCCCTGGTCTCCAGGGTGCCTTTGAGCCGTCTGGGCAGACGCCTCCTGGCCGTTGAACCCTTCGCCCTCGGGGTTGCCCTTCTGGCGCTGTTGCAGCCCGACGGCCTTCGCGTCTTCCTGGCCATCCTTACCAAGAGCACACTGTCCCTGGGCGCCGTGGTTATGCTGGGGGCAACCACGCCTTTCTCCGGGGTGCTCCGCGCGCTCTCGCGCTTCCGCGTGCCGCCCCTGCTGGCGACCGCCCTGGCACTGCTCTACCGCTACCTTTTCGTTCTCGTGGAGGAGATGGGCCGGATGCAGCGGGCACGGCTCAGCCGCACCTTCTCCCCAAACCGGTGGTTTACCTGGCGGTCGTCCGCCACTGTGATTGGCCACCTGTTCCTGCGCACGTCGACGCGTGCGGAGCGCATCTACGCCGCCATGTGTGCGCGCGGGTGGAAGACGTGA
- a CDS encoding GYD domain-containing protein: MPKYLFQGSYTVEGVQGLLKEGGTRRRDAARQVIESVGGKLEAYYFAFGTNDVIGIADVPDNASIAAVSLAISARGAFRFTTTPLLTPEEIDEATMKRVVYRPPGQEA; the protein is encoded by the coding sequence GTGCCCAAGTACCTGTTTCAGGGATCCTACACTGTTGAGGGCGTGCAGGGGCTCCTCAAGGAAGGGGGGACCCGCAGACGAGATGCCGCGCGGCAGGTGATCGAGAGTGTAGGCGGCAAGCTCGAGGCGTACTACTTCGCCTTTGGCACCAACGACGTCATCGGCATCGCCGACGTCCCGGACAACGCCAGCATCGCCGCGGTCTCGTTGGCCATCAGCGCGCGTGGAGCCTTCCGCTTCACCACCACGCCGCTGCTGACCCCGGAGGAGATCGACGAGGCCACCATGAAGAGGGTGGTGTACCGACCACCCGGGCAGGAAGCCTGA
- a CDS encoding energy-coupling factor ABC transporter ATP-binding protein: MNALEVRHLSYRYGDGTQALYDVSFSIAEGERVGIVGPNGAGKSTLLWHLNGLLPEHPPQTPAVWIFGVPVVEPHLPAIRAQVGLLFEDPDDQLFCPTVGEDVAFGPRQLGKPEAALAADVRRALARVGLVGFEERHPWHLSQGEKRRVCLAGLLACEARILALDEPSAGLDPRGRRELVVLLQGLPVTQVIATHDLELVVAVCPRVILLDGGRVVAQGPTAQVLGDEDLMLAHGLERPHILRHCHPH, encoded by the coding sequence GTGAACGCCCTGGAGGTGCGCCACCTCAGCTACCGCTACGGCGACGGGACGCAGGCGCTGTATGACGTGAGTTTCTCCATTGCGGAGGGGGAACGGGTTGGTATCGTTGGCCCCAATGGGGCCGGGAAGTCCACGCTCCTGTGGCACCTCAACGGTCTGCTGCCTGAGCACCCGCCGCAGACGCCCGCCGTCTGGATCTTCGGCGTGCCGGTGGTCGAGCCCCACCTGCCGGCGATCCGGGCCCAGGTCGGCCTGCTGTTCGAGGATCCGGACGATCAACTGTTCTGTCCCACCGTGGGGGAAGATGTGGCCTTCGGCCCGCGGCAGCTGGGCAAGCCGGAGGCGGCTCTCGCAGCTGACGTGCGCCGGGCGCTGGCGCGCGTGGGTCTCGTCGGCTTCGAGGAGCGCCATCCCTGGCACCTCAGCCAGGGAGAGAAACGTCGCGTCTGCCTGGCCGGCCTGCTGGCGTGTGAGGCTCGCATCCTGGCGCTGGACGAGCCATCCGCCGGGCTCGATCCCCGTGGCCGCCGCGAGCTGGTGGTGCTGCTGCAGGGGCTGCCGGTGACACAGGTCATCGCCACCCACGACCTGGAGCTGGTGGTGGCGGTCTGCCCGCGGGTAATCCTCCTGGACGGCGGCAGGGTGGTCGCCCAGGGGCCCACGGCGCAGGTCCTCGGCGACGAGGACCTCATGCTGGCCCACGGTCTGGAGCGTCCCCACATCCTGCGCCACTGTCACCCGCATTGA
- a CDS encoding transglycosylase SLT domain-containing protein → MGRAGWQRLSPPRPHGRTWLAAVLIAALVGPGSAEAGSSVPATVNPPPELAAAVEATRAGRCREHLTALRMLSGQHTPLGARAGYLLGHCLMAMGRSAEAQTVFDAVAPRYPSLAAYARLAAAEALLPSQAPEAAARLARLLVQPLSGPLARRARFLYAQALLRSNRPAEAERVLEAISAEDLDDGIAAQLWWLRGAAAQATGARSRARLALGMVWWGIPGNPLEEDAARRLRDLYGGRLPLPPPEASLARAKRLLARGLAGEAENELVRMLHAVPPPQIAPEAWYHLGLARLRLEKTRSQVAAHAFRQAGRDPAWAARARYWEGRALARAGRPGEAEAAWRRVSREHPGDPWAARSLLALAYLLEARGAWAEADAVLQCLAAAFPETSWGDEARWRRAWLRYRRGRFAEAESMFSRWGREFPRSARAAANLYWAARARQRQGREGRALLQEVAARYPLTYYGQRAREQLGWNLPQIVPPPPPALSRNRFRPAHEELGALGFVLEAAAEAEDLFRSTRDSGLLRAAALYHALAGNTHASVITAVEAIAAAWSGGTPEDTGLWMLAYPRTYWEVVSAAAQAARLDPYLVLAVIREESRFDPLAVSPAGAVGLMQLVPATARGMAAGGGSVQLVDPSTNIRLGAAHLGGLLQVFRGDVVLALAAYNAGASAARHFARLPLSAPEEFIERIPYAETRAYVRRVLESYGIYRWLYR, encoded by the coding sequence GTGGGGAGGGCCGGCTGGCAGCGGTTATCCCCACCCCGACCGCACGGACGTACGTGGCTCGCGGCGGTGCTCATCGCGGCCCTGGTGGGCCCGGGTTCCGCGGAGGCCGGTTCCTCTGTCCCCGCGACGGTCAACCCTCCACCCGAGCTGGCGGCGGCGGTGGAGGCCACGCGCGCCGGGCGGTGCCGGGAGCATCTCACCGCGCTACGGATGCTGAGCGGGCAACACACCCCTTTAGGCGCGCGGGCCGGCTACCTCCTGGGGCACTGCCTGATGGCGATGGGGCGGTCCGCCGAGGCGCAAACCGTGTTCGATGCCGTGGCTCCACGGTATCCCTCACTGGCCGCGTACGCGCGCCTTGCGGCGGCGGAGGCACTCTTGCCCTCGCAGGCGCCTGAGGCCGCCGCGCGCCTGGCCCGGCTGCTGGTACAGCCGCTTTCGGGTCCCCTGGCCCGCCGCGCCCGGTTCCTCTACGCTCAAGCATTGCTCCGGTCCAACCGTCCGGCTGAAGCGGAGCGAGTGCTTGAAGCCATCTCCGCTGAGGATCTGGATGATGGGATTGCGGCGCAGCTCTGGTGGCTGCGGGGAGCAGCTGCGCAGGCGACGGGAGCCCGGAGCCGGGCACGCTTAGCCCTGGGGATGGTGTGGTGGGGGATCCCGGGCAATCCCCTTGAGGAGGACGCCGCACGTCGGCTACGCGACCTGTACGGCGGTCGTCTCCCCTTACCTCCGCCGGAGGCCAGTCTGGCCAGGGCAAAGCGGCTCCTCGCACGCGGCCTGGCGGGGGAGGCCGAGAATGAGCTGGTCAGGATGCTTCACGCGGTCCCACCGCCGCAAATTGCTCCAGAGGCGTGGTACCACCTGGGACTGGCGCGACTGCGCCTGGAAAAGACGCGATCGCAGGTTGCTGCCCATGCATTTCGTCAGGCGGGCCGCGATCCCGCGTGGGCCGCACGCGCACGCTACTGGGAGGGCCGCGCGCTGGCCCGGGCAGGGCGCCCGGGAGAGGCGGAGGCGGCCTGGCGGCGGGTGAGCCGTGAGCACCCGGGGGACCCGTGGGCGGCGCGGTCGCTGCTGGCCCTGGCATATCTCCTCGAGGCGCGGGGAGCCTGGGCCGAAGCTGATGCCGTACTGCAGTGCCTGGCGGCTGCCTTCCCTGAGACTTCCTGGGGAGACGAGGCGCGCTGGCGCCGGGCGTGGCTGCGTTACCGGCGGGGGCGCTTCGCGGAGGCGGAGTCGATGTTCTCTCGATGGGGCCGCGAATTCCCCAGGTCGGCCCGCGCAGCGGCAAACCTCTACTGGGCGGCCCGCGCGCGGCAGCGGCAGGGCAGGGAAGGGCGCGCGTTGCTGCAAGAGGTGGCCGCGCGCTACCCTCTGACATACTACGGTCAGCGGGCGCGGGAGCAGCTGGGCTGGAACCTGCCGCAGATTGTTCCGCCTCCCCCTCCGGCTCTCAGCAGAAACCGCTTCCGTCCTGCGCACGAGGAACTCGGCGCCCTGGGGTTTGTCCTGGAAGCGGCCGCTGAGGCCGAGGACCTTTTCCGGTCTACGCGCGATTCCGGTCTCCTGCGTGCGGCAGCCCTCTACCACGCCCTCGCCGGGAACACCCACGCTTCGGTGATCACAGCGGTAGAGGCAATCGCCGCCGCGTGGAGCGGAGGCACGCCGGAGGATACCGGACTGTGGATGCTGGCCTACCCGCGGACGTACTGGGAGGTCGTCTCCGCGGCGGCCCAAGCGGCGCGCCTCGATCCGTACCTGGTGCTGGCGGTGATCCGAGAGGAGAGCCGGTTCGACCCGCTGGCCGTCTCCCCGGCCGGTGCGGTGGGCTTGATGCAACTTGTGCCGGCAACCGCGCGGGGGATGGCCGCAGGCGGAGGGTCGGTGCAGCTAGTAGATCCCTCCACAAATATCCGCCTGGGTGCGGCTCACCTCGGCGGGCTGCTGCAAGTATTTAGGGGAGACGTGGTGCTGGCGCTGGCCGCGTACAATGCTGGGGCCAGCGCCGCGCGGCACTTTGCCCGCCTCCCGCTGTCCGCCCCGGAGGAGTTTATCGAGCGCATCCCGTACGCGGAGACACGCGCATACGTGCGCCGGGTGCTGGAGTCGTACGGTATCTACCGCTGGCTGTACCGCTGA
- a CDS encoding DUF1059 domain-containing protein, protein MGKRWSCALGHRVEADTEEELVRKVQEHMRREHGMEISREKVLRDLREED, encoded by the coding sequence ATGGGGAAGCGGTGGTCGTGCGCGCTGGGGCACCGGGTCGAGGCCGACACGGAGGAGGAGCTGGTGCGCAAGGTGCAGGAGCACATGCGCCGCGAGCACGGGATGGAGATCTCGCGGGAGAAAGTGTTGCGCGACCTGCGGGAGGAGGACTGA
- a CDS encoding cupin domain-containing protein, with the protein MEIFRPEDVPAEEPESMPGVKIRWVIDPKRGAENFSMRVFEVAPGAATPLHDHWYEQEMYLLEGQGVMVGDEGEAPLTPGTVMWVAPYERHQIRNTGQEPLKFICCIPLKKP; encoded by the coding sequence ATGGAGATCTTTCGTCCTGAAGATGTTCCCGCCGAAGAGCCCGAGTCGATGCCAGGCGTGAAGATCCGCTGGGTGATCGACCCGAAGCGCGGTGCCGAGAACTTCTCCATGCGCGTCTTCGAGGTGGCCCCCGGAGCCGCCACGCCGCTGCATGACCACTGGTACGAGCAGGAGATGTACCTGCTGGAGGGTCAGGGTGTGATGGTGGGCGACGAAGGGGAGGCCCCGCTGACCCCGGGCACGGTGATGTGGGTCGCCCCCTACGAGCGGCACCAGATCCGCAACACCGGGCAGGAGCCGCTGAAGTTCATCTGCTGCATTCCCTTGAAGAAACCGTAG
- a CDS encoding aldo/keto reductase, with translation MNRRAFGWTGVSVPVIGQGTWRMEQDPRAAVAALRRGLDLGMTHIDTAESYANGRVEEIVGEAVAGRRSEVFLVSKVLPENASRQGTVAACERSLRRLRTDYLDCYLLHWPSEHPLAETIAAFEELVRQGKIRAWGVSNFNEDELAEAVRLAGPRRVACNQVYYWLGERGIEHFILPACERHQVAVVAYSPFGQGRFRSHPVLEAVARAHGATPRQVALAFLVHRPSVFTIPKAARREHVEENAGAGDLRLSDDEIARISRAFPPPRIRRGRLPVL, from the coding sequence GTGAACCGGCGTGCCTTCGGCTGGACTGGCGTTTCGGTCCCGGTTATCGGCCAGGGGACCTGGCGGATGGAGCAGGACCCCCGGGCGGCGGTGGCCGCGCTGCGGCGGGGACTCGACCTGGGCATGACGCACATCGACACTGCGGAGTCCTACGCCAACGGCCGCGTTGAGGAGATCGTCGGCGAGGCCGTCGCCGGGCGGCGCTCCGAGGTCTTCCTGGTTTCAAAGGTGCTGCCGGAGAACGCCTCACGTCAGGGGACTGTGGCCGCCTGCGAGCGAAGCCTGAGGCGGCTGCGCACCGACTACCTGGACTGCTACCTGCTGCACTGGCCCAGCGAGCACCCGCTCGCCGAGACCATCGCCGCCTTCGAGGAGCTGGTGCGCCAGGGGAAGATCCGCGCCTGGGGTGTTTCAAACTTCAATGAGGACGAGCTGGCGGAGGCGGTGCGCCTGGCTGGCCCGCGGCGCGTGGCCTGCAACCAGGTCTACTACTGGCTGGGTGAGCGGGGCATTGAGCACTTCATCCTGCCCGCCTGCGAGCGCCACCAGGTGGCCGTGGTCGCCTACAGTCCTTTCGGGCAGGGGCGCTTCCGCTCCCACCCGGTCCTGGAGGCGGTGGCCCGGGCGCACGGGGCCACGCCGCGGCAGGTGGCGCTGGCCTTCCTGGTGCACCGCCCCTCGGTCTTTACCATCCCCAAGGCCGCGCGGCGGGAGCACGTGGAGGAAAACGCCGGCGCGGGTGACCTTCGCCTCAGCGACGATGAGATAGCCCGCATTTCCCGGGCCTTCCCGCCCCCGCGGATCCGCCGCGGTCGCCTGCCCGTTCTCTAG
- a CDS encoding DoxX family protein, protein MEVAFLAGRIILGVYYLFNAFNHFTRLEMLSAYAASKRVPAPKLLTIVTGVLLLVGGLSILLGVYPVVGVVALAAFFIPVTFWMHDFWAVQDPMQKAIQMVNFTKNLALLGAALMLLAFPQPWPLGLGK, encoded by the coding sequence ATGGAAGTAGCCTTCTTGGCGGGCCGGATCATTCTCGGCGTGTACTACCTGTTTAATGCCTTTAACCACTTCACCCGACTGGAGATGCTGAGCGCCTACGCCGCCAGCAAGCGCGTGCCGGCGCCGAAGCTGCTTACGATCGTGACCGGCGTCCTGTTGCTGGTCGGCGGGCTGAGCATCCTGCTGGGCGTCTACCCGGTGGTGGGTGTGGTGGCGCTGGCTGCTTTCTTCATCCCGGTCACGTTCTGGATGCACGACTTCTGGGCCGTGCAGGATCCCATGCAGAAGGCGATCCAGATGGTGAACTTCACCAAGAACCTGGCGTTGTTGGGCGCGGCGCTGATGCTGCTGGCATTTCCCCAGCCCTGGCCTCTGGGCTTGGGGAAATAA
- a CDS encoding sulfatase codes for MPRFGACAGLLLALVMALAFPAPSDPRGRSAPSTRPNIVFILTDDEDVRIHAFMPKTKALLQDRGTTFVNFFVTYALCCPSRASILRGQYPHNTRIEANEPPLGGFAKFVALGQEHFTLATWLHDAGYHTVFAGKYLNGYGDRSTDPAHVPPGWTEWYAGIGGRPYQNFNYQMNENGTIVSYGVRPEDYLTDVIARKGIAGIRRAVEAGRPFLLYLAPYTPHAPATPAPRHSALFQDAGLPHPPAFNEEDLSDKPAPRSRPMLTERQISEMESFYRKRLQSLQAIDDLVEAVVRTLQEVGQLENTYIVYTSDNGFHMGEHRLLPGKATAYEEDIRVPFIVRGPGVPAGARREQMVLNTDIAPTFAEMAGLRVPPFVDGRSFLPLLRADRAVPWRQNFIVELRTARGLVVGEPGDGPAPQPRSGYNALRTAEWTYIQWATGERELYNLRDDPFQLQNLMPTANRALIRALAARLSELAQCSALGCRRAEDAPLHLP; via the coding sequence ATGCCCCGGTTTGGCGCTTGCGCGGGACTGCTGCTGGCATTGGTCATGGCGCTGGCGTTCCCCGCACCTTCCGACCCGCGTGGCCGCAGCGCTCCGTCCACCAGGCCCAACATCGTCTTCATCCTCACCGACGACGAGGACGTCCGCATCCATGCCTTCATGCCCAAGACCAAAGCGCTGCTGCAGGACCGCGGGACCACCTTCGTCAACTTCTTCGTGACCTACGCGCTGTGCTGTCCTTCCCGGGCCAGCATCCTCCGCGGGCAGTACCCGCACAATACGCGCATCGAAGCCAACGAGCCGCCGCTGGGCGGGTTTGCCAAGTTCGTTGCGCTGGGGCAGGAGCACTTCACCCTAGCCACCTGGCTGCATGATGCCGGCTACCACACGGTCTTTGCCGGCAAGTACCTGAATGGATACGGCGACCGCAGCACCGATCCCGCCCATGTCCCGCCTGGATGGACCGAGTGGTATGCCGGGATCGGCGGCCGGCCCTATCAGAACTTCAACTACCAGATGAACGAGAACGGGACGATCGTCAGCTACGGGGTACGGCCGGAGGACTATCTGACAGATGTGATCGCACGCAAGGGCATAGCGGGCATCCGGCGAGCCGTAGAGGCCGGCCGACCGTTCCTTCTCTACCTGGCCCCTTACACGCCGCACGCCCCGGCCACGCCTGCGCCGCGCCATAGCGCGCTCTTTCAGGACGCTGGCCTTCCCCACCCGCCGGCATTCAACGAGGAAGACCTCAGCGACAAGCCAGCCCCGCGCTCCCGGCCGATGCTGACCGAGCGGCAAATCTCTGAGATGGAATCCTTCTACCGGAAGCGCCTGCAGTCGCTGCAGGCCATCGACGACCTGGTGGAAGCCGTAGTACGGACGCTCCAGGAGGTCGGCCAGCTGGAGAATACCTACATCGTCTACACCTCGGACAACGGCTTCCACATGGGAGAACACCGTCTCCTACCCGGCAAGGCCACGGCATACGAAGAAGACATTCGCGTGCCCTTCATCGTCCGCGGGCCGGGCGTGCCGGCGGGGGCACGCCGCGAGCAGATGGTGCTGAATACCGACATCGCCCCCACCTTTGCGGAGATGGCCGGCCTGCGGGTACCGCCGTTTGTGGACGGACGCTCCTTCCTCCCACTGCTGCGGGCGGATCGCGCCGTGCCCTGGCGGCAGAACTTCATCGTCGAGCTGCGGACCGCCCGGGGGCTCGTTGTCGGCGAGCCAGGGGACGGACCGGCGCCGCAGCCGCGGTCCGGGTACAACGCTCTCCGCACCGCGGAGTGGACCTACATCCAGTGGGCCACCGGGGAACGGGAGCTTTACAACCTGCGGGACGACCCCTTCCAGCTGCAGAACCTCATGCCCACAGCCAACCGGGCACTGATTCGTGCCCTCGCCGCCAGGCTCTCGGAGCTTGCCCAGTGCAGTGCCCTGGGGTGCCGTCGGGCAGAAGACGCCCCGCTGCACCTGCCCTAG
- a CDS encoding metalloregulator ArsR/SmtB family transcription factor yields MVRIFRALGDSTRYQIVRVLMNRGEVACRDLTKLFPLSAPALSHHFRVLQECGLMQVRKEGAYHFFRLDRALLARVMEAWAREGR; encoded by the coding sequence ATGGTGCGGATTTTTCGCGCGCTGGGTGATTCCACGCGATATCAAATTGTCCGCGTCCTGATGAACCGGGGCGAAGTGGCCTGCCGGGACCTGACGAAGCTGTTCCCCCTGAGCGCCCCGGCGCTGTCCCACCATTTCCGGGTCCTGCAGGAGTGCGGGCTGATGCAGGTGCGCAAGGAGGGCGCCTACCACTTCTTCCGCCTGGACCGAGCCCTCCTGGCGCGGGTCATGGAGGCCTGGGCGCGGGAAGGGAGGTGA
- a CDS encoding FAD-dependent oxidoreductase, producing MRRVRTPARLLQGAVWLLPALLLAAVGRPVWAREEHLDILVVGGTPAGIAAAVAAARSGHSVALVEARPFLGGVLTGAMLSSFDLSRGPDGGDSVGGIFHEVYRELGLSFDPRTARVLLLELVRREPAIDLRLATRVRTVLVAEGRARGAVLDDGTKIQARVLIDATDDGDIATAAGARYTVGRESSGVDRLTQAATLMFRLRNVSWPDIVSYLRRYEKPRRTGGVYGSLAWGYRRIVTQWRSPHPERIAAYDLNLSRLPDGSVWVNALQIFGLDGTDPASRLDGYRRAKRIVPAFVAFLREQAPGFARAALVEVAPELYIRETRHVEGLYTLTARDVIRQRHFWDRIAAAAYALDLHPYHPGWINPYPPRRFYFTVPLRSLVVRDVDNLFVCSRAFSATYQAAGAARVVPVTMALGQAAGIAASVSIEAAVSAHALLRRHDLVALVQWRLQASGARISHPAQVPRAPVRILRPGGPWSGQHP from the coding sequence ATGCGCAGGGTACGCACACCCGCTCGTCTGCTGCAGGGAGCGGTGTGGCTTTTGCCGGCCCTCCTCCTGGCCGCCGTCGGACGCCCGGTCTGGGCCCGGGAGGAGCACCTGGACATCCTCGTCGTCGGAGGCACCCCTGCCGGCATTGCCGCCGCGGTGGCGGCGGCGCGCTCCGGCCACTCCGTGGCGCTCGTGGAGGCGCGGCCGTTCCTCGGCGGCGTCCTCACTGGCGCGATGCTGAGCAGCTTCGACCTCAGCCGGGGCCCCGACGGCGGGGATTCTGTCGGCGGGATCTTCCATGAAGTCTATCGGGAACTCGGCCTGTCCTTCGACCCGCGGACGGCCCGCGTGCTCTTGCTCGAGCTCGTCCGGCGGGAGCCGGCGATCGACCTGCGCCTGGCGACCAGGGTACGCACGGTGCTCGTGGCGGAGGGCCGGGCCCGTGGGGCGGTCCTCGACGACGGGACGAAGATCCAGGCCAGGGTCCTGATCGACGCGACGGACGACGGCGACATCGCCACCGCCGCCGGCGCCCGGTACACCGTGGGCCGGGAGAGTTCGGGAGTCGACCGACTCACACAGGCGGCCACATTGATGTTCCGCCTGCGGAACGTGAGCTGGCCCGACATCGTCTCCTACCTCCGCCGCTACGAGAAACCCAGGCGGACCGGGGGAGTCTACGGCAGCCTCGCCTGGGGCTATCGCCGGATCGTCACCCAGTGGCGCTCACCCCACCCCGAGCGGATCGCGGCCTACGACCTCAACCTGAGTCGCCTCCCCGACGGGAGCGTCTGGGTCAACGCCCTGCAAATCTTCGGGCTGGACGGGACCGATCCGGCCTCCCGCCTCGATGGCTACCGCAGAGCAAAGAGGATCGTACCAGCGTTCGTGGCCTTCCTGCGCGAGCAGGCCCCCGGATTCGCCCGGGCTGCCCTGGTCGAAGTCGCCCCCGAGCTGTACATCCGGGAGACGCGACACGTCGAAGGGCTCTACACGCTCACAGCCCGCGACGTGATCCGTCAGCGTCACTTCTGGGACCGCATCGCCGCCGCGGCCTACGCCCTGGACCTGCATCCCTACCACCCAGGTTGGATCAACCCGTACCCGCCGAGGCGCTTCTACTTCACCGTGCCGCTACGGAGCCTGGTCGTGCGCGATGTCGACAACCTCTTCGTCTGCAGCCGGGCCTTCTCGGCCACGTACCAGGCGGCGGGGGCTGCGCGCGTGGTCCCGGTGACAATGGCGCTGGGGCAGGCAGCGGGTATTGCCGCCAGCGTGAGCATCGAGGCTGCCGTGTCGGCCCACGCGCTCCTGCGCCGCCATGACCTGGTAGCCCTGGTCCAGTGGCGGCTCCAGGCCTCCGGGGCGCGCATCAGCCACCCCGCCCAGGTCCCGCGCGCGCCGGTGCGGATACTCCGCCCGGGGGGACCGTGGTCCGGGCAGCACCCCTGA
- a CDS encoding radical SAM protein: MPTVPAQFFLHSAQFRAAYLGLGIAELRRRAEEALELLRSCVVCPRDCRVNRLEDRYAVCKTGRHARVSSFFPHLGEEDCLRGWRGSGTIFFAWCNLKCAFCQNFDISHLGQGRVISPGDLARMMVFLQEQGCHNINFVTPEHVVPQILEALPQAVEQGLHLPIVYNTSAYDSLHSLRLLDGIVDIYMPDFKFWDREMSRLYLKAPDYPEVARRVITEMHRQVGPLKLDERGLARRGVLLRHLVMPGGVAGSGEIFRWIAREVSVHTYVNIMDQYYPAGRVGVDRRYDTINRRILPEEYAAAVQAAREAGLYRLDARLPRHPRLAWIPA, encoded by the coding sequence ATGCCCACGGTGCCGGCGCAGTTCTTTCTGCATTCGGCCCAGTTCCGTGCAGCCTACCTGGGACTGGGCATTGCCGAGCTGCGGCGGCGTGCGGAGGAGGCGCTCGAGCTGCTGCGCTCCTGCGTGGTCTGCCCCCGCGACTGCCGGGTCAATCGGCTGGAAGACCGCTACGCCGTCTGCAAGACCGGGCGCCACGCCCGGGTGAGCAGCTTCTTCCCCCACCTGGGGGAGGAGGACTGCCTGCGCGGCTGGCGGGGCAGCGGCACCATCTTCTTTGCCTGGTGCAACCTGAAGTGTGCCTTCTGCCAGAACTTCGACATAAGCCACCTGGGGCAGGGGCGGGTGATCTCCCCCGGTGACCTGGCCCGGATGATGGTCTTCCTCCAGGAGCAGGGCTGCCACAACATCAATTTCGTCACCCCCGAGCACGTGGTCCCGCAGATCCTGGAGGCGCTGCCGCAGGCTGTGGAGCAGGGGCTGCACCTGCCCATCGTCTACAACACCAGCGCCTACGACTCGCTGCACTCCCTGCGTCTGCTGGACGGCATCGTGGACATCTACATGCCGGACTTCAAGTTCTGGGACCGGGAGATGAGCCGGCTCTACCTCAAGGCGCCCGACTACCCCGAAGTGGCACGGCGCGTGATCACAGAGATGCACCGCCAGGTGGGGCCGCTGAAGCTCGACGAGCGCGGGCTGGCCCGCCGCGGAGTGCTGCTGCGCCACCTGGTGATGCCCGGGGGTGTAGCCGGCAGCGGGGAGATCTTCCGCTGGATTGCCCGCGAGGTATCCGTTCACACCTACGTGAACATCATGGATCAGTACTACCCCGCAGGACGGGTGGGGGTTGATCGACGGTACGACACCATCAACCGGCGGATCCTGCCGGAGGAGTATGCCGCCGCCGTGCAGGCCGCGCGGGAGGCGGGATTGTACCGCCTGGATGCCCGCCTGCCGCGCCATCCGCGCCTGGCCTGGATCCCGGCCTGA